ACACCtatgaagcaattcaataatgcgtgtgaaattcccaatccgcacgcGGTCCTTGTGGCAACACAACAAGCAAGTTCTCTTGtttcatgatgatgatggtgattcaACTTATCTGAATTTTGAATTGCACAATAGCGTGTATCAGAGATCTAAATTACAAATGCGAATGTTCATCAAATAACAAGGCTCATTTCCCGGGTCCATAACAATTGCTTTATTGTCCATAAGTAGCCGAATATCCTCTCGCATGTGACTAGGTACGTTTCGTAACTACCTTTACTATTTCCTCCCCATCCGTTGTCGGGTTGCATCCGTTACGTGAACCATTTAGCGTAATGCGCGGGTTCTCCGGATTGACAGCCCCGCCGCTCGCTCCACTAACTACCACAATTTTAACGATAGTTTGAATTTATACCCGAACAATATGCGCATTGATTACTCTCATCTAGAATTATTACTCAACACGGATTACTAACAGTTAAGTAATTTTCGTTGATTTAATAGGTAGCTTTGCTCACGGCCCAATGCTTTGCATATAACCTTATATTAATTTGCCCTGTCCAAACAGAGTTAAGCTACCCCGCATAACCTACATTTATTTACGGATAATAACCTCGTAACTGGTACCTAGTCGCGAACAAGACATGTTAGGGTTCGGGCGCCCGTGTGTTGCGAAAAGGCCGGATTAACTTGGCAGTAAAATTTGTTAAAGAGGAGTGTAGGATACGGGTGCCTCACGGCTATATGAGATAACCATTTAACGTTGATCCCTTCCTAACTAGCACCGAAAGTCCCTGTGTCATATTTATCGTAGTTGATGACGGGCGGGGTAGGTCTTTTTGAGCTGGTGTTTGGAACAACATATAGGAGGCCGCGGACGGGCCAGCCTCTGCCCGCAACTATCTCCCACTTGCAGACACGAACACTATAATCCCCGATAAAGCCCGCACATTTACATTCAATTCTAATTCAGACCCACTCCTACTCTGCTCTGATTGCCTGGTACTTGTCGTCGTTGATTAAAATTTCGTAGCCGAAGATCCATTTTAATCATGATGAACGTGTTTTGTGCCTGAATCAAAATATATGGACACAGCTAAGTAATTTCCAAAAACAAGTAAGAAAAGCCTAGTAAATTTTAGAAACTTGGTTAATTGGACCAACATTTCTTAACATTTTTATGACGACCGAATGGGTAGTAGTTAGAAAACCTGACagatattatgtatgaaaaatatggttgtttgttctcgagtcatcgatatttaatatgtattgaagtatgaatctatctattaaatatgtttatccgatgcctagtacccataacacaatatttgcttactttgggattcGTGTGAATTgtttcgtgatatttatttaattaagtatctcAATTGAAACAGTTTCAGATCAGTAGTTTATAAACGAGCACAAATTTCAGGTATAGATTATTTTGAGCCCCAATTTACCTGTTACAGAAGTAAACGTGgacacataaaattaaacatttcaaagtcaaagggCACTTAATTGAGTTTGTTCAGGACAAAACAAAGAACGAgaactttttaaattgaacGTCCACGAAGTGTTGGCAACATGTTGATCTTTGCCAACTGTGCTGCTTACGACTACCTGCTGTcctaagttaatatttttttagctgaaAGTCTTTTGTATTACTTTAAATGTACTGTTACTTTAATCAATTTTTAccttaaattgaaaaatacgATTAATTTACGGGGATGCTCATTATGTCAGCGACGGTGGCTTAACGGGATCACACCGTTTGGCTACCtagttagttttaaatattttgtttttattaattacatatttgttagtttacaaagtattttttgtatggCCATGCATGTTGCCTGAAATGAATAGTTTCAATTAATAGCgcaaaatttttcaaaaaattgtttCACTAAGTAATCTATTTGTTTTTATCTCCTTTAATTTATCCCATGGAATATTACTCATATTTATGACATACATCCATCAAGGCTGAGCAATAATCATAACAAAAAACTTTACAAATAACAGAATCCAACCAAGCATCAACTTTTTACTGTCGTTTGATATTTCTATTACACCTATGATAAAATGTTACGAGCACAAAAAGGAAAGGTACGACGCGGGGAGAGTcggaaatattttgttttctattttatttacaaacttcGGTTATGGTGATACTATATTACTATCAGAAAACCAATCTTTTCCCCTTCTCCCATTCCATAAACTGATACACAACCGACTTTCAATAACATCGAAGGCAAGATTTgtaatttgataaaaattaCAGCCACGGTTTTTGCCTCAGCAAAAtcaacaatttaattaattgattagcTAAAGGCTTTTCTAAAACAAGCCTCAGGAAAGGCAAAGTAGCaaagatttattttactttcGGTAGCAATTAGCGTTGAAAGTGAAAAATCTTCGGAAACTTCCCGCTTTTCTTATTCCCGCTCTTTAAATTGGCAAATTTTTCTTCTCAAACTTTCTGATTTACCCCTTTCTTTGGGAACTGAACAATTGCTGTCAAAGTTACGCACACGTTGACAATATTTGTTGCCATGGTTTTTGGTTAAATACGAGAaatacactcatcaaaagtgcgcgggatattttttatccctagatagttttgaatattttaatatagGCATATTTTTACTGAGTCTAAACATGAATTTCTTCCATCGTTTGTCAAAGGATAATGAGTATCTATCCCTCGTCTTTTTTTGGTGTGTGTATTCAATAATAGTAGAAATAGTAGCtgaaatgtaataattaatctATCTGAATATTGTACACCATGAATATGGTAGATTACGgcaatatacttaattatttttatttttaccttttaccTCTCTGTACCCGTTTTCATGCAATAAAtgttatgttataattattattattataataatattatacaccTATTTAAAGGATATCTAAAAATAATCTAGCATAGTAAGTAACAACTTGGAAGGTTCAATAAGTATGATTAAAATGAAACATCAAAATGTTATTGAGATAAgtcttatttaatacaagaataCAGCATGTGCCACTTGAGTATGATATGACGTAAATTATCTTAATCTGTCTTTATCTCATCAGTGGCAACATCTAGGACATATGGCAGGTCTAGGTTATACATTGgtaatggaaataaaataaataaatggtgataaaataaatggaaatctttagaatttatttgatttatttgttcttgtattataaacaaattgtattataaatacAGAAAGAGTCTTCACtattaacattttatattttacatatttttattcactAAGATTTCTGACATAAGTCATATAAATCTTCAGCTTTTGATGCTATTGTAAatctattgattaattttggGTTTATATCAAGACATAATTTTACGATATCGTTTGAGAAAtttaggaaaattattttccgAGATGATTTATCTAAATCTTGTGCGACTGACACGAGGTTTGAAGCAACCGTTGAATCCATTGTCTTCACATTTGCACCATCTATGATAATTGTGTTATTTGTAGCAGAATCTCGACATGCTCGTAAAACTGTTCGACGAATATGTTCAGCCGCGCAATACGACAGTCTGTCATTTAATGGTATCGTAATAATCCCTCCTTTCTCGCCGATAACTGTAGTAACTTCTAATTTGGGCCTTGACGTAAAGTACAGTAACGTCGCGGCTTCTACTATGATTCCAGACACAATTCCATATTCCAGTCCCATGcacatagaaactgacatggtgaccaataagaaaagtaattctattttattatttctccaGAGTCTACCAAATATAGCAAAATCTATCATCGAAAACATAGCAGTTATTATTAAACCGGCTAAGGATGCttttggtataaaataaaatgttgatgTTAGCAAGGTCAAGGCTAGTAAAATGAGAAGACCAGTAAAAATACCACCAGCGGGAGTCTGCACGCCTGAAGCATTATTCAATGCGGTTCTTGTGAATGATCCAGTAACAGGCATACTTCGTACCATTGATCCAATTATGTTGCAAATTCCAACAGCTACCATTTCTTGTGTTGCATCGACACTTTTACCTCCTGCAAACGCCTTAGCTATCGCTACTGTTTCCAAAATAGCGACCAAAGGCAGAACAATGGATTGTGGTCCCAATACTTGTAGCATTTCTCCAAATGAATAAGTTTGGTTGCCTACGGTGGTGGTAAAAGGGGGTGGTGCTATTTTTGGAATTCCGCTGCCAATATCGCCAATTAGTACTAATGGCTCGCCATCAGTAGTCAGCTTTAAAACGTATGCAATGATCATTCCCAGAACAACGACCACAGCATTTCGCCCAAGTGATATGAACCACCTTAATTGTTTGACAATTCCGTCGGTGCGGCTGCAACCCTGTCCAAGTCGCTTTAGGTATATAAGAATGCCTATAGTTATAAAACCAAGAATCGGATCCCAAAGTTTCATGGTTGTGATATTGAGTACAAAATTGTATATTGACTCTGCAAAATAATTTCCTGATTTTCCTTCTAATCCAAATAATGATTTCAATTGGGCTGAAGCAATCTGTAAAGCGGCTGCAGTTGTAAAACCACTAATAACAGGCATCGATATGAATTCAACTAAGAATCCAAGTTGCAGTACACCCATGCCTAGCTCTATCAGTCCAGCTAAAAACGCAGCCAATACTGCGAAGTCAGCTGAGTAATTGGAGACGTATTTAGAAACCATTGCTGCCATGATAGCAGTTGGTCCAACGGTTACGTCCTTGCAGCTTCCAAATATAAGATAAACGAATCCTCCCATCAAACCTGCATATAGTCCATATTCCGGAGATAGTCCAGCAACAATCGCATAGGCAATTCCCTGCGGAATCGCTGTCAGACCTACAGTTATTCCCGCTATGATATCCTGAATCAGTTTGGTCGAGTTGTACGTCGGCAGCCATTCTATAATAGGTAGTCTCTTTTTCACAGATTTTACACTACACAGATCTTTAGAACAGTTCCGTCTTTTTCGTACAGTGTTagtattttcatcaaaatttactgGTAAAACCGTCATATTGTCTAAATGGTTGATTTGTCTCACGTTGCGAAATGCGACTGGATATAGAAAGTATCGATAATATAATGGTGCTTATCGTTCGTTATCTATCAATGTTCTTGAAAGATATTAAGAAAAACccaaagtttatttataaagatgTTGGTTTATGGTATGGCATTGAACGTCTAATACTTAGATTGTAAATccattaaatacctacctacttccacCATGTAGGTGTACCTTAGTAACAATTTGTAATGGCGGTGTAATTAAAACCGGTCAAATAaatcttatatttataattagccTAGGTTCACTCGCGTTAACCATTAGGTCTGGTAGCTTATTTGGAACTCTgtcattttataaaaatcccaTATATTTAAGAAATTTTCGTTTTTGTATGAAGAACTTCAACTTCTGTCATACACCCGTCCGTCGTTTCATGTCTCTAGATGTAGTAATTcagatttcgggattttacacgTCTACACTcaatcccgtaggaatatcggaataaaaagtagcgtaaTATGTTACGGATTTCCCAGATCCAGCTAACCACACCACATATCAAATGTTATGCAAATCCAAATTAAcgcacaccacacacacacacacacacacacacacgcacacgcacattcacatttatcatcatcatcatgtcagccgaaagacgtccactgctggacataggcctcccccaaaacAAATCACCAtcacatttataataggtaataatagGATTAGTAAAAGTAGGATAGAACTTAAAATTGTGATATAACCTCCTTCGTATACTCCaatacaattaattaaattaatgaattaagACCCGACGAGTTTCTTTATCTCGTTATTAATTCGTCTGAGGCAACCAGACGTCTTACAAATGAGAGTACGGCAAATATTTGTGTAAAGCGAACCGATTCACTTAATTCAATCAAACTTGCTTCGTTATTATACACTTTGAACTTGGTGCTCTGATTATTTATTAGCTGCCAAGTCTTGTTCCAAGTGTATCAAATTTTTAGAGcgcattttaagttagtttttaactatgtacttatgtaaaaaagaaaatgtacCAATATAATGgttgaaaattaattaacaaaacctaacattatacatatatatcagtTTTACATGGTTTTTTTTGACGTTGGGTAGCAAAAGCGGATATGGATCGTTTGATGGTAAGTGAGAACCATCATCCAAGAATGTCCGCATCTCCGGAGGATTGCAGATGGGTTGCAAGCCTCGAAGGCTGAGATAGAATACGTCTTGTGCCGGTAATTATAATGACTGTTTTACTCTCCGTGCCATAACAAAGCAGTGCAAGCAATTCTGTTCGGCACAGATTACTTAATAGATGCTACCGGCCGGCAAAGGTGACGCGGTTGAGACGTTTTCGTAGATTCAGATGATCAGAAGTTTTTGGAGAGTAAACATGTCGATTTAGTTACACATTAATTACACAAAGCAATTACCCAATTAAATGGCATAATATAAAAGGCATAAATAATGTTGCAAAAAATCCATGCAACGATTTTAACATGTATCAAAAAAGCTTAATCAGCTTATCATAGAACCATTTAAGTATGTGACGTCTCGCATCTTCAGACTCTAACAAATGGATACAAAGAAAATAGCATTAATCAGGGTCCGGAAGCCGTATGATTTGAATATAAAGCGAGGTAAGTTCATGAGGTGTGGCTGAGGCGTGTGAGCCCGTCATTAGTCATGGGCGAAGATCCTTGCGAGACGTGACCTGGCTGATGATGTGGATATGTGCACTTAGGTGGCAATGACGCGCACGTGGTCATGATGGCTTTTGTTTCAGACTTTGAGAAGCAAGGGAGAGATGGATTCTTTTCGCAGTATTTGAAATTCGAATTCAAGGAAGCCAATGCTACGAAAAACGAGAGTGAAGTGCGTTTCACGTTAAAAGCTAAGACAGTGTTTTCTTTGGATCATATGGATTTACCactttaaacatattttaaacaatgccaataaaaatagttttcgaTGAATGCGTCAAATACATGTTAAACGCATCCTGAACTTTGGTGGCAACATGGACAAAGTTATGCCTGATGACGTAATGACGAGGCCacatatttacttacctaccttaTATATTTTTCCACGTACTTCCCTGTTTTTCTGTCCTGTTTTCAATGTGGTACAATAACGAGTCattgttgttgttattttattataataaaatttgagGTGATTTTTAAGTGCCGATAGGGATGTAATTattgtacttacttaaaatataGGATAAAAAATTGTTGACATTTTACAAAGATTATTATACTATGTACTTGCTCAGAACTCTGGTAAGTATAAATTGATCTTTAGCACAGTATATTTACGTAATAGTGCAGACAGATACCTTTAGCTTATCACTTGGCTCAATAATCGGACGTTTTATAAACCAAGAAATTACCTGCTGAACGTGGACTTTTTATCAAGCtacaaatatttcaaaaaaagcAAACCACattcaagaaatatttttcctttcaaattttaaaaacaccCCTATCCAATAACTGGATTACGGGGGTACAGAAAGTGACAATTGAAACATCGCACGGGATCGgactaaatttaaatatacgATGCCCACGCATGAGTGGACACGAATCTTGGCGGTTATTTAGATGAGCATCAAATTTGTCGGACACTCACTCGTCTCGGTGTGGGTGGATCCCCCGAGATTCAGAGTGTGATGTCACGTACGGTTCCTCTGTTGATGTTTTTGTAGCAGTGGAGTGAGGACTGGACCATTCTCAAACTACTTAGTAATTAACAAAAACTGAAAGATAATTTAGATGAGCATGATAATGCAGTCTGATCAAGTTTATATGCGTTAGGATGCTAATTGTGCATATGTCGCGCTAAAGAAGTTACCCTCTGACTGAACCAACAGCGAAAGCGTTGCTTCTTTGCGATGATAACATTAGTGATTTTCTTTGGTAAAAGTTTCGGTGTGGTTCATGTTTAATTTTTGTAGTGGTTCAAGATAAGTTtggtatttcataaaaaaaaatattgaaatgagCAGGACGTGATGAACATCGTGGATATCCTATGTGATGGCAGAAGTCACTCACACGGAAGAAGGCGTAGAATAACGATCAGCGTATTTTTTCACATGCCTtaaggtatataaataaaatgaaattctaaatatttaaaCCGAAATAACGGTCAGCCAGTATCAACAATCACATTGACATTCTTCACGCGTCTCTTGATATTCCGTGGAAGGAGTTGAAATCAGTGCGGTGGTAAAAATCAAATTGAGTGGCCGATAAACACCCCGACCCAGGAGGGGCCGCGAAATTTTGATTACACCGAAAAGTGTTACTTATTCTCTAATAAAAAATGCCTCGGAAAAATTTCGCTGATGTCGATATTGTTATGGCGGGTTTATGTTGGAAATTGGGGGTACGGTTATTGCATGTCATTAGGAATTATGGGCTAGAGAGGTGTGATGGAGAAAAATTTGCCGGCGGTGAGGTGCGGGTTTTCGATAATGTAATTATTGGAAATTTATTCCGTACCGTTGAGCGGATCGTTAAATGGGTCATGTTAGCATGCTACTGAAACAAAAGTTAAGAATAATATTGATCAAATAAAATGCGACAAGCATAAAGTAAAGAGCACTCAGAAAGGCATTCAAACGTTATTGCTTATCGCTTTGCTCCTTCTTTGCATAGATTTGCAGTAAAATCAACTTAACTCTAACTTTTCTATGAGTGCTGTGTATTCGCAACAAATAACTCAAAAATTATGCCGCGTACGTGCCCCCATGTCCCATAAAGAGGCACCGGGACTTATTTCATATAGTTACGGTGCCATAAAGCATAAAAGGCATTCAAATGTGATGTTATTTTGCCGCCAACACGGGGTAATTTATTTTCGCGCGattcataattttcttttattcacTTTATGTTGATTTTCCTTCGAATAAGTACTTGGTAACGATAATATTATTTCAACGGCCCCATGCATCAACGTGTACTTAGGACCTCCCGTTTCATTTCTTTGTTTTCATTACGTGTAACGCTTTGTCTTTAGGTGGCTTTGTATAAATGTAACAATGTGTTTTACAACGATATTGaagttataaaatttttttttagcttgtaTCATAGTTACACTGGGGTAAACTCAGGAGCAATTAAAAAGGTTTAGATTTGGGTTCTTTTGTTCGGTCATTCAATCATGTAGCTTTTAACATCATTATTATCTATCAGCCGTAAGACTTCCActgtttgacataggcctcccccatataataattataatccaccatgaacccacggctttaacgaGATCGTTAGtcaatctcgttggtggacgtcctacgctgcgtttgctGATCGGCGGCttccatcattatcatcagttTCTTGCATTCTTGTATGAAAAAGCTTCCTTTTCCTTTCAATATGTATCGTGTCAGTGTTGACACATGTATTCTCAGAGTTCAAGTCGTTCAATACAAAGCATTACGCACACGATGCGGGCGAGGGACCCTAAGCCGAATATTATGAGTCGATGGCCGACGCAGGTGCCGCTAAACATCCAACTTGCAAATCTTGCGTCGTCAAATATTTGTGATACGTGCCTGAAAAACATTTgacaaacatttgatcaaatatGGAGTTGGATGTGACGTGAACGTGCCAATGTTGTCGGTGAGTTAGTTAGatgttttattgttgttttgttttagtcACGTTTTAGTGCATACAACTAAGGTTTACTAAGCtggtaaaatacataaatattactgTCAGTGAAATGTCAATTGATATCTGACGGTGATACGTCAGATATTAATTGACACACGGGGGTACCACACGGGTATCAAAgcttataaaatcaaatgactTGTCGATAAAATGATTTTAGGTGGTTAAGTTATTATTTCACACTACATCATCAACACACGTCAGTTTAAAGATCTTATTGTCTTCACCCTTAGTCAAGTCGTAAACAGAAGCGATAAGATAAAAGGAAACAAAAGCCTTACACAAAGATTTGTCTTTATCAGGGTATATTTGCCGATCTGATTACAGCGGCTCTGCTGTGGTCAGTTGTCCGAAATAATTCGGACCGTGTTTGGGCTCGACTGAATGCGTTCATTGGTGCATAAAATATTTCACCCTCGCATTCAAATTCATCCAACGAGGTATACTCATGGATCATAATGTTGTCCTGTTCTGTCTTTGAGGATATAGAAGgatagaaatatattttccaGTAAACGCGATGTAGGCTTT
This sequence is a window from Choristoneura fumiferana chromosome 10, NRCan_CFum_1, whole genome shotgun sequence. Protein-coding genes within it:
- the LOC141431628 gene encoding sodium-independent sulfate anion transporter-like, giving the protein MTVLPVNFDENTNTVRKRRNCSKDLCSVKSVKKRLPIIEWLPTYNSTKLIQDIIAGITVGLTAIPQGIAYAIVAGLSPEYGLYAGLMGGFVYLIFGSCKDVTVGPTAIMAAMVSKYVSNYSADFAVLAAFLAGLIELGMGVLQLGFLVEFISMPVISGFTTAAALQIASAQLKSLFGLEGKSGNYFAESIYNFVLNITTMKLWDPILGFITIGILIYLKRLGQGCSRTDGIVKQLRWFISLGRNAVVVVLGMIIAYVLKLTTDGEPLVLIGDIGSGIPKIAPPPFTTTVGNQTYSFGEMLQVLGPQSIVLPLVAILETVAIAKAFAGGKSVDATQEMVAVGICNIIGSMVRSMPVTGSFTRTALNNASGVQTPAGGIFTGLLILLALTLLTSTFYFIPKASLAGLIITAMFSMIDFAIFGRLWRNNKIELLFLLVTMSVSMCMGLEYGIVSGIIVEAATLLYFTSRPKLEVTTVIGEKGGIITIPLNDRLSYCAAEHIRRTVLRACRDSATNNTIIIDGANVKTMDSTVASNLVSVAQDLDKSSRKIIFLNFSNDIVKLCLDINPKLINRFTIASKAEDLYDLCQKS